A region from the Aegilops tauschii subsp. strangulata cultivar AL8/78 chromosome 5, Aet v6.0, whole genome shotgun sequence genome encodes:
- the LOC141020573 gene encoding probable polyamine transporter At3g13620, with protein sequence MAKYRKGGGATISSIGMFKAQMSSGSFQLLGMAELSLLPAVFARRTSYTGTPWVAIAASTVVMIAVSFLGFDHVANFLYSLGTLLEFASFWLRAKHLMLKRPYRVPLSLHALMAMCAVPSGFLAYVCVVARWRVSGVAAGLSALGVGWHGVMRVCRARKLLKFNMRVCRARKLLKFNNAVVAVHREGVEENI encoded by the coding sequence ATGGCTAAGTATCGGAAGGGGGGCGGCGCGACGATCTCCTCCATCGGCATGTTTAAAGCCCAGATGAGCAGTGGCTCATTCCAGCTCCTCGGGATGGCGGAACTCAGTCTCCTCCCGGCTGTTTTTGCTCGCCGCACCTCCTACACCGGGACCCCGTGGGTCGCCATCGCCGCATCGACCGTTGTCATGATCGCCGTCTCATTCCTTGGCTTCGATCATGTCGCCAACTTCCTATATAGCTTGGGCACGTTGCTCGAGTTCGCCTCCTTCTGGCTCCGTGCCAAGCACCTGATGCTGAAGCGCCCCTACCGCGTGCCACTATCGCTGCATGCGCTCATGGCCATGTGTGCCGTGCCGTCGGGTTTCCTGGCCTATGTCTGTGTGGTGGCCCGGTGGAGGGTGTCCGGCGTTGCTGCTGGGCTGTCGGCGCTCGGTGTCGGTTGGCATGGCGTCATGAGGGTGTGTAGGGCCAGAAAGTTGCTCAAGTTCAACATGAGGGTGTGCAGGGCCAGAAAGTTGCTCAAGTTCAACAACGCGGTTGTTGCTGTCCATCGAGAGGGTGTTGAAGAGAATATTTGA
- the LOC123494190 gene encoding uncharacterized protein has product MAARNPSASAAHPLHQDSVAAPNSPLLAADPLHQAAVANPNSPVLAANPVHQASAAASAGMYGAPGALPTEQGSLTVLPPPPPPQGAPVMKTVQGVNMMASTPLQGPPVMQGANTVVPMPLRELVMTLPLQGRPVMAPLPFPRGPPSMKAPPSFYDVASPMTVQQPPHAGYMMSQPLLRASPPPMAALHLPQAVQMVAQPPLPAGPLLSSVTVLTTLTCLLDRG; this is encoded by the exons atggccgcccgcaatccatcTGCGTCCGCCGCACACCCGCTCCACCAGGATTCCGTTGCCGCCCCCAACTCGCCCCTGCTCGCCGCCGACCCGCTCCACCAGGCTGCCGTGGCCAACCCCAACTCTCCCGTGCTCGCCGCCAACCCGGTCCACCAGGCCAgcgcggcggcgtcggcggggATGTATGGCGCTCCTGGGGCCCTCCCAACCGAGCAAGGGTCTTTGACGGTgctgccgcccccgccgccgccacaaGGCGCGCCTGTGATGAAGACGGTCCAGGGCGTGAACATGATGGCTTCGACGCCCCTGCAAGGACCCCCGGTGATGCAAGGGGCAAACACGGTGGTGCCGATGCCCCTGCGGGAGCTGGTCATGACCCTGCCCCTACAAGGCAGACCTGTGATGGCACCTCTGCCTTTCCCCAGGGGTCCTCCATCCATGAAGGCACCTCCGTCCTTCTATGATGTCGCTTCACCAATGACGGTGCAGCAGCCTCCACATGCCGGATACATGATGAGCCAGCCGCTGTTGCGTGCCAGCCCTCCACCGATGGCGGCGCTGCATCTCCCACAGGCCGTACAGATGGTGGCACAGCCGCCTTTGCCAGCTGGCCCCCTCCTCTCAAGCGTCACCGTCCTGACTACTTTG ACATGCCTTTTGGACCGCGGATGA